The Pieris brassicae chromosome 3, ilPieBrab1.1, whole genome shotgun sequence genome contains the following window.
CaatgaaatatgaattaaaagtaattttgtctAACCTATTCCCTCAGCttcaatttaaatgaattgaaagaagttatttttgttatatttgtagGTCATTTATTGTACAACTTGTATTCTTTTAAGAAACTATTACTATCATACTATGATATGATATCAAAGATTAAAGTCCTGAAGCACAATGGCTTCATACCGCTCCCAATATATTTTCACTATAAGGGTATTAAAGATCCGTAGAGGAGATCGAACGTCCAATTTGTAATAAGTACATAAGACCATATTACTGCATTTGCTAGTTTTCGGATTACTTTCGCAATTCGCTCCGATATAAGCTCGTTAAAGTCTCAATTCCTAGGAGTTGTACATTTTATGAACGCGTTGAAAatctagtatatttttatccagtattttttattgaattcaaTTTTTAGAGAGAAAGGTCATGTAAAAGGTATCCATAACCGACGAGCATGCATGGTAAATGAGTGTGGATGCAGGCGGAGGCCTACCCCTTCCAAAAATGGCGGCGtgattatataaacaaataaataagaaacttTTAGAGCAATATAGTTCCGGTTCATTGAAATTAGAGGCTATATCGGAAAGTAAACCTAAAATAAATGGCTAATTGCtgattataatttagttatattaattgaataaaaaaattaaaccattGAAATGTAAGACGCGATAATGTTCTGTGAACAAAATTCCTCACAAGAGAACATTCGGTTTTAAATACGAGTATACGCTGTTGGTGTTGTGCGTAGCCGTAGCCTAGCAAAGCTGCCAATTTTcgacataatttatttatttagttcaaAAGGTTTCCTAACAGCCATTATAATAACAGCTTACATCTtggaacacaaaaaaaaaacaacaaatactTATTGTATAGACTTTAACAGGCAAACATAGcatgctttataataataactattgcTAACTAACAGAATTCTTACAAACTTCAAATATGTGATCTAAAAAGCGAGAGATATAAATGATAAGTTAGATAGATAGCTCTGCGAAACAGTGAGTAAGAGAGAGAGAAACGCATtgataactatttttattagctttgAATGCTTAGacgaatgaatatttttttacatacataaaacattaacaaaaaatataaaaatatattgttgtgCGCAGTGTCAGTCAACATGCTCAGTAGCTCAATACTGTGACCACATTAAATAGTATAAAGTTACTGCATCGGTATATATGCCTTCCCAAGCCACCCGCTGGAGGTGGTAGGAGCCACGCGTAGGTAAAAAAACGTGGGAAGACCACAAAAGCGATGGGCTGACGACATAGTTAAGAATTCTGAGGAAAAATTGGTGGAGGAAGCTAAGAACAGGTCCAAATGGAAAGTTCGGTAGGGACAGGAGTGGAAACCGTAACCAGAAACGGAAATAACAAGAACTACGCTTACGACTATAACAACAAAACTAAACGAATTGTGTAAAACgaagaaaatatatagatacacGAATCTACAGTGTAACAtgcgtataaataaataattaaatttactttattcaGTTATTAACAAGATATTATCAGTATTTAGATTACTATTTATTGATACTATTAATTAAGCaatgtaaaataacattatttgaatctaaaactaaaaaccttaagaaatgtaatataataactaaaatagaatttttttttgtccgAGGTAGaagctgccagctcttcggtctcctgtgatgtcgactaacCTAAAAAACCTTATAGCGCTAGGACCCCACGGGCCAAGGATCTTGCATTGGTCTTGCTTGCATATTTGCagaataaataagttatatttgatttaattttgactttaaCCTAGTAgtctaaaatatacttaacgACCTACTCTCATGTAATGTTTAACATAAAAGTTGTTTCAGAGAAGCACTATCACAAATACACGTGACTCGAGATTGGCCAAGACAAGTATGTGCCACATATTTTTCTTGGCCGGCCGGCTTGGTACTTGGTACTAccgtcgccattttgaaatgtcagacTGACATTGTCAGTTAACTCTCAAATACAACACGCAGAGTTGTCGTTACTATCTACCAACATCTAATAAAATCAAACtacatttaagttttatttatttttattccttgcattattaattataatggctTAGTTTTATATTCGAAGGGTTccgatttatatttatcttaaactctattatattaatagtacaggTAACAAAACTTATCATATCAGTTGTTCTTAAGGTTgtgtcacatttatttaagcctagaactgtattttctatatattagtatacattgttttattaagacatttcaATTAATGATTAAGTTAACCTGcatgacttcaaattatttcctttataatggttaatttttattgactgGCAATACTAATCCCTGATAGCGACGCTCTTAACGGCTaagaaaagtatgtggcactgtagatataatatgtatgtatgatatTGTATATGACTTGAGCAGCTATCAAAGACTTATATTTGAATGCAAATTGACTTAAAGACTTCTGGTCTTGTAAGATCGCCATATCAATaatggatttaaaaaattgctgTTTTCCAAGAAATTTCAAACAAGTCGTCCACCGCTAGGTTTTCCAGCAATACAATAACGGCTGGTACGAGCGCAGGTTGTAACACTATCAACGCTTTCAGAGCGCaggtcaaaaaaatattgggaAGGGGGGCGGTGGGGCTACTTCATCCGCCGTCTTGTGCAGATACTGTCCGGACACGGCTGTATCAGCAGTTATTTGCACAAGGGCCGTGATGAAGCAACAACCTTTATGACGCCAGCGAACGATGACGCGCTTCACTCACTGGAATATTATCATTATGGTAGGCGGAGGTCTCTTCTGAGCGTACTCCAAGGCGAGGATGCTACCCTAGTGAGAGTGGAAATTACAACAATGgacattgaaattattatttgtatcaattTCTATTAAGGCTTTTTGGTTCTGTGGAGTATGTCACATTCAAAAGACAAGATCTTGTAAGCTGTTATGTTGGTTGTTGACGTTGTTGGTTGGttttatatacaacattcaTACAGATAGATTAGAATCAATACAAAGGCGGTTTGGTAGTGCCTTATGCTCAATGTGTGGACACAGGcgcaaaataaatcaatatgaCTAGCGTCTTGCCCACTTTCAGATGGTATTTCTTGAAAGGAGGAGGTGTATGAGctaccccccccccccacttTGTATAAAATAGCAAATGGCTCACTTGACAGCTATCTTTTAGATAGACTTGACAATCAAGGTATCGACGTGGTCTGTGCGTATCCCACAACTATATATGATACCCACAAGTAACAACAATGTATCCCAAAATTGTCCGCTCGCTAGAAATTGCAAGTATTATAATTCTGTGTTCTCATGTTGATATTTTTCACAAtagtatttatgaatttaaaaagattattcgCGGTGAAGACTTGCAAcctgaataatttttattttttgtcattGAATTTGATATATGAATGCTGTATGTAACAGTTAGTATTTGGTAAACCAGGACTGAAGATGCCACTGTAATGATGTGTACAAGCGTAATTGGACTTCAGGTTTACAAAAGTTGTTTAGTTTGtagtaactttatttatttaatcaatacaataattacggTTGATTTTGTTCAGGGCGTTTGCCATTATTTGAGGTTTATTGAAccgatataataaaaaaaattataaattgttatgggtttttaacattaaatgaaacaaattagCACAGAttaggatatttataaaaggaacctaaaacaattaaatatattcatatgaTTGTATCTTGTGTGatgtataattcaaaattgtacATCACACAAGATACAATGTATGTCTTAAAAGCGTCGAATACACGGCAATCACCGCCCGTGTCTCTGGTTTTCTCCCTTCCCTCatcctattataaaataataatattttatatgtgacCTAAATATTTGAATCACAATTTACCTTAACCGAATTATAAGTATAAGCCTCGTAGCAATAACGATGCAGATAGGACCCAGATCTGCTACGCAGGGGAAAACTGGTATCTTTAGGTTTATAAAACACACAAACAGCACTTGGCAAATAGAGAATAATGTAAACATATCAAGATTATACGAAATCCTCTCAAAGTCTCCAAAACCTCTCTTGCAATAGTTATGCTTGGCACAGAGCCAAATTCAGCGATTGTCAACAGCCCGTGAACTATTGCACTCTATAATATCGTTTTGGTTAATAAAGCACTATATATTCACGCTAAAaagttattcattttttttttgtaaaatttaatctttttaaaaaaaaatttaaatctaagAAGGTTTTATGCCTTTGtaacaagaaaaaacaattattattcagTATGGTTAAgtatctaatataataataaaaaaatatgttcaagTTCATGctgttaattgtataaaaataaaataattatattgaagcATACAGCACCACAGAACAGATCCGCTCATAGCCTTAGGGCTGATTGCAAATAACCGCAGAAGaaacaaaagtattttgaaggtattaatgttaatgtttGGTTAAttcatgttaataatttttcatacaaaattatacaataaagaaattatttctcaaaatttatattaaaacgaaTACTAGAAAAATATGTGTATCCTATGGTCTTATTGACATATGAAATTTTCTAATCCTTAGGATGCATAATAAAGGATTCTATTCACTAGcaggttttaatttattattcagatTCAAATGATACTATAAACATGAAACTTGTAGTGACCGATAAAGGCGGAGATCGATCCGGTGCTCGCTGGACCGATAGGTTAAGGCCCTTACAGGTCCTTAGTCAGGTGCTAGGGCTTGCTGTAGACAAGGAGAATGAATGAGAGTGTCATGTAAATCAAATAACAAACATATCATTGCATTCTTTTAATAGTCAATTTGACGTTACGCTGTGATAAATTCAGCGAAGATCTTGTCGAATTGTCAATCTCCAACATATTACTGATCGGTTTGATTCTCTCTCTATGCAGAGACATTGCGATCCCTCCTGCCTCGTTACAACACCGTACGAGCCGTATCGATGcaaaatttcatcaacatTGATGACTGGAAGTCCTCCACAGTCCGTCCacagcgaactgtggaatcgatcCCCAGATATGACGTCCAACTATTCAAAGTTAGAGTGTACTAGTGGGTGCTAGGGTCCTCCCTCAAAGGCTGGCAAAGCACGAACTAGAAATGGgtctatgggctgcgatgatACAAATTGAAGAGAGATTCATTAGCTTGTACAacgtaaaatgttttgttgatGAAAtctaagaatatatttacgagacgaaactttaaaaaaactcttgtataatttttaagtgcTGTATTTTACATAGTATGTCTATTGTAACAGAAATAGACTTatccattataaataaaatatatatttattgtttatatacataatgaaCTTAAATTTTCGCTTTTTTAACGTCTACTTGACGAATCTTTAGAAAACTAACAGAAAATTTTGTTCACAATTTTTCGTATGctgtattttaaagttttcaataattatatcgATGTCTGTGTTTTGTGGCAGTGTGCCCGTCGTGTTCTTAAGACACTCAGCACAATCATAATCACCAGCTGCCTTATTATTACCGAACCAATACGTTTAAGTggcctttaagaaaagagcgtacggATCGAAAACACAATCGCAAGCCTTCCGCAAGTGTGAACCCATGGGCTGTATCAcataacattaggtgagcctcgtgccaatttctatatatattaatatacaattaaggTCAAACTTTAAACGAActcttatatatttcttagaaACAATAAAACTCATACactctaataaatatttatgtgctTTACGAAATGCTCGTAAAAACTAAACAGATGTTAAAATTCAATGTATAATAATCGTCAAATCATCTGTTTACCTGATATAAAGCAGtggatttatttttgttcggTTACGTAAACAGTTTCACAAGACTAACCTTGGAGTTTTATTACAATGGTTAATTGATGGTAACCGCGACTATTTGTGGATAGTAACACAGCTGATTGATAACTAGTGCAATGTTAAGACCTTAAAGAGATAAAAAAAGCTTTGCCTCTGGTTTATTCATCGTCCTCTAAACATGATCTTTTTAGTAATGCTTTTTTAAACAAGTTTCATTTCAACTTTAAAATACGTTTTTCATAAAATCGTAATTGCACCATTATAACTAAAGTAATTTGTCTCGTTTCATCTTAACGTAAACACTTATTTACAGTAAGAGACAAAAGATTACTAGTTAAACAAAAAGCTATTATACAACGACCGATATTTAAGACGTGACTTAGCCTATCGCGGAATATGGTTAAAatgagtatttaaaatatccatAGCGGAAAATCACCTGCATCGTGAGTATACCCCACAAGCACACCTTCACGTACGTAATATCACTTCAATACCATCACACAGAACAGCCAAATTAGATATTACTTActtaatgtattgaataactttatatattttttcccttTTACAAGtgtttgaaatattatgtattccatcttagGCAATTTATATTGCaaagaaaaaaacacataacattttttacatttacaataacaaaacattgaatAGCGATTTTACGTTGTCTGATAGTTATGTCTAATAAAAACTACTTAAAGACTGAAATTCTAACAGATGAATGATAATAAACACCcggcaaaaatatttaaaacaaaataaactaaagaaacttacttattattaatggcGGTGAATCTGTATTCTTTATTTGATGAAGCAATTTCGTTAGCTCTCTAATTAATTGAAGCTTACGTCAGACCACTCAAGTTGTAATGAAGTGTTTTCCGATTCTGTGTCACGCAATGAGCCTGAAACCAATCCCCCATCCGACTCTTGTATCATAAAAGATACGGTAAACATTAGATATTCAGATGGATCACGGTTtctttatcaattataaaaccGTACACAGTGTACAgagttttatgtttatttgtattaaatggtGGTAGGTAAATTCCAATTTTTATGTATCTAAAGAATGCTGCAACAACGAGACCTCGTGCGTAGCACGGCCCCTGTTTTAATTTCCTAAGCTGAATAACCTGTAACCCACACGAGAGGCGAGttaggtattaattattttttattgttaaattaccTTCTAAGTTccgtaaatgtttaatatattatgtattccatctttggctttttaatataattgttttttgtttaatataattaatgctAGCTATGGagtattaaatgaataaaagagACAACGTCCTCGATATCCAGTCTTTTGTCCCAGAGGCTTTTGTTGTTATAACTTTTGTAATCTTGAACGATATGATCGTCATTctattatgaaataatgatATACGAAAGTGTAGTATATGTATGAATATGTatctgaatattttaaatatatccgGACATTTCTGAATATGTTTATGGAAAAAAGCTTCTTAATGTTGTTTGCCAACGGTCATTTTAATGATCATATAATGAAGAAACtgtaatcaaatcaaatattcAAACCAAAACACCAGTGGCTTTATAACCTTTGTTCTTGGAATCAAAATTCTGTACCTAATTGTTGAATAGTTTTCTTTCTTGATAGGTAAAATCCTCAACCTTTTTTAATTGGTCCAAGGCACGTCGGTTCCATTTAAATTACCTACGCGAAATATGTATTGGTGACCAGCCGTAATTCGAACTAACGATTATGCAAACGTTGAATCATGTTCAATTCTCTTCAGTGTCAAAGTGAATTGATATTCAATAGCTATTTGACGTTTATAGAACGTGTACGAGTAATTAAACACACCAAGTGAGGAGTTACTTGCGGCTATTGTTGTCAATTAAAAAAGCAATTGTTTGACATTTATggtcaaatataaataaaataaaaacattgttacttttaaaaaataagtaaaagaaattgtaaattatatttatataatataatattccttAAATGTACTTTCAGttgtttattaatgtttgaattattatatctatgtaCTAGGAGTGTTCAATAAAAAGTGATCGGTATGACGCAATTTtcgtttttgttaaattttattttattttccgaCATCACCCACAGACCAGACACCCATCGACACTATTTGAACGAAAGAGAGTTAattgctttttaattattgttatcatTAGATAGAAACATTAGTCTGGGCTAGCCACGTTTTTACCCAAGATTCGCATTATCACTATTTATTGAACACCCCACGTAAGTTGGATTTGTCGTATAAGTTTTTCACCTGAGTCAGAAAATACATAACAGAAACAGAGTATGAAAACGGGTAAGGCTGTGACGCTCCACTGATCTCCAGATACGTGCTGTCcacttcaataatttatacgaTTCTGTGAGAATGCTTACTCAGGTGTGCGGTACCTCGTACGGTATAAAATATGCATCTCTTTCATATGGATGTGTTCGAATAACGTTTCTCGTTTTCCCCGatgtctatataaataaaaatcatggAGCATCACGACTTATTTTTCGttgttagaattatttttaacagacGATCGGGTAAAGAGGGCATCTATGTCTTAAAATAACCTTAGTTATTGAATAGGATGTaagaatatttgaaaatactaTATTCAGTTCAATTAgtacaaactatttttttatagaggtatttcaagaaatattttcaagtaTTTGTCAAGTACCTGACGTCAAACTCTTTCGCTTCCTAGAACTCCGACaagctataataataataatataatatagccaCCACTGGGCCACTTCGTTCCACATCCGATTTGGCCATTGTAGtcttattagatttttataagcgtgtttttcgatatttttgtttagctCGAGGTAAAATGTGTCTATAGTTTTTTGATCTGATCTTTCTCTAGAtgagtaaattaatataatataccatAAATCTGTGTATCCTGGTAACTTCAAATTCATCATTGCTATGCGTTCTGAGACTCCTATAAAAGCCTCTATATAATTTACAgggttttattgattataactCCAACCCCGACAAGCTATAGAACagataaatagtatatttacgTATCGTATTTCCTTTGCGACCAACTCAGCTGCTGCagtgatatttatattaaaagttaaactctttaataattcttaaatctTTGAAGACTACTCGGTCCTGATACAATACATTCAACTACTAACATTATAATTGCGTTCGTCAGACTTAGCTGATTTAAATCTATgaaacttttgtaaataaagatACTTTTGCAGGTAAGACTACATAGAAGAGCAagaattaaaagttatatagaAGAGCACGATTTggcattaaaaaatacatgtaagcCTGTTTCGCCCTTCAAGCAATtacaaaactataaatatttttttatatataatcaaagCAAACTATCACCCTACCCTTACATTCGACCCCTTTTTTAATAGCAATATTACTACTGGATGAGTCTGTGTAATATTTAATGGCAAAACGTTTGCCGTCAAATAAATCTACTATAAAAATCGCCACAGTTTTATCGCACAGTACGATAATAAGATTTACTCTACatcaatttttgtttattttgacgTGTAAAATCGATAACATTATCACGATAGACTTCTCGTTTAGGACCTTGACATGTCTAGAACTAAATTGATGAATAGAGGAACTTCGCTTTAAAAGTACCTCCTAAAGTTAAATCAACAGGCGGAGAAGAATTAAATTCTCATTCGTCTAAGAAATATCAAATACATTAGACGTTTCTGTAATGCCTGTACAATCGATTTCGTATAGCGGATAGTGTTGTGTTCGTCTTAAAtagctaaattaaatttgacaaaTCTTCACAtagaaatattgaaattaattttacttaaatatagtaaaatcaTACTCACGTGTGCTCTAGACATGACATCCATTTTCCTCGAATTCAAAACCACATTGGTAAGCACGAATCAGGTATAAATCTAGGTACTTCACAGTAACACGAAAATCATAATTGGAAATTGCCCACCGATTTGTCACAATTGATCTCAACGAATCACAAACAACGTATCGAAATATGACGAATATTGATACACACCAGATTTATTAggaattattaatacaaaacggtgtttttaatgattttggCGTATAGAACGTGCAAAGAGGCGATTCGGCGCGCCACTGAGCGTTATCCCGATTCCCGATCATCTCGGCACGCGTGACGCGCATGCGTCAGGCATCCTCTAGCTTTTATTGGAAACATAGGACATTCGAAAAATcatcgaattttaaaaaacgtgTAAATGATCTAAAACCGGAGGAATACTAATTATACATAGTTATCTAGCTATTTATGTAACTAAGGTATCCTATTTCGAAAATTTACGATCACGATTAGGATTACGATCtaagtaaagtaaattttataacaaaaactatgTACCAACGATGCGAAATTGCTAAATTCTTATGTTACTTCTTTAGAAGGCTACAGAAGAATAATAATTCCAGtacgtaataattatattcacatTTATAAATGCACGCGAATAGGTACAGTTATttcgaaataacaataatattaaacgtatttttatttaaaattattagtaaacgCATAGTTTATCCTGTTTCTAATATAACAAacttattgaattataaatatatgtctaCTTTTCCCTAAAAGGACGGCAACGCATCGTTAGATATATCTCCGTCCGCCGCAAGGTCATTTTCCTCGTGTAGATAAAAAGTACCTATAGCAGCGATGTGGTTGGACGTCTCCCGATAAATGTGACCTCAAATCCTCTGTTTTGCGTTCATGCTGTATCCTAGATGGATTTAGGGGGTAAATAATGTGCTTCAAACTGATTCTGGCGCGGCGGTAAAAGTATGCGCACACAAGCCACTATAGCCCTAATCACATCTTCATGTCCGTGTCGATTTAAATCTACGACTAGTACATGTACAGCTTACCCGGTTTTGAAGAGCTTAGATGAAAATTCCATACGTTTCTGTCATACGGGATTCATATCTAAGTTTCGACTCTGAATCTTACACTTAGAGTGGAGTTACACATACCACTGTATGAGGCGATGGGCAATGCCGCCTTGCCAAACAAAAGAATCGAAACCTGATATACGGTGATTAACGTTACGATCtcgcctaacttaagactaatatgtaatttaagactaacataatttactaaaaaaggATAATTAACTGTCCAACAACACTACTTACAATCTTTATTACGAGGACGTCACTTTGTTCTTGGATACTATTTATACCACTTACCTTATATAtcgtgaaataataaaatattaaaattccatgatttatttttaacttatagatctgtataaaatttacaacttttatattacatattgcCAACAAATTAGTAACATTTAtctttttgatttataatgaTATTCTTGGATGGGAGCTTTTAGTGtccttcaaaatatatttttttactatatctGCAACGTTAGGCGAACGGGTTGTTGTATGTTGTTATAATAcgttaaattcataaaatattaaataaacaaacatatttaCTTTAGTACCTTTAACggagtttatttaaatatgttgtaAGGCATGATAGAAAcaaaatgaatacaaattcaattttatatttaattacttgaaATGCGgctgtaaattttttttttcgattatACCATACCATATTTTAGTGTTGgccacatttaaaaaattcatagattatcttatttttctttatcctGATTAAAGTAGATTAgaagataatattttgataagttAGTACCCACAGATAAAGATCGCGCTAATCTAAGTTAATACAATTCCTTATTAAGTCAAATAGGATAAACTTTTGAAACATTGTAAATAACAACTCTAGTTTAGAATTtcagataaaaaaaactatacattTACCTAGCGTCCTACGAAAGTACTTAAAAGGCATTGCaataaaatactgttataatcgaataaaatttaacctaAACTTATTAACGGAGAACATAATAGTAAACACGTTTGAATCTATCTACGAAAATAGTATTTtcatgaaaaaaatttaatattcgtaataaaaatttaacaaattgatTAGGCAGTCTAGTGTTCATAGCATAagtatattgaaaaaaaaaacgctaTTTAGATAAGCACCCTAAGGACCCCTTAACATGACCTACGACACCTGTGAAGCACTCgagatattattactattagaaATTGACTCAACTTCGCGAAGTTATAGACAAACAATTCGCTCAGTAAATGCCCCAATAATTGTCATCTCATTAGAGAGAGCGGCCCGCATAACCTGTGGCCCCACAGAGTCTTTAACACGCAACGTGAACTCCTTCCTTGAAGGCGCTGGAAGCAAACCTCCCATCGCATTTAAAATTCTCGTTCTACCCGCGACATCTAGTGGTTCCCCTTCAGCACTATTACCCAACACTTTACGCACACACTTGGATTTACACACTTCTAGCTCGGCCTCAAACAGATCTCGAGCAGCAATTTCGAATATCCTACGCGTGTCCAGACCGCCCACGCTGGAGTTCGTCCTTACAGCTCCTTCGGCTTGGGCCTTAGCGGCGCCCGCTCTTAGAATACCCGGTAGCAACAACTCTACCACCGCTTCTACTGTCCTGGAACGAAGGTAGTGTAAAACTTGCTCAGCTTCCCGACTTTCGTCAAACAATCTTCGTTGTCTCGCCGCAGATACTGGCCGTGCCACGCTCCATGCTTCTAGCCATGGATTTCCAGGTAATAACATACGATCGCCCAAACTACCCCCATCGTCAGGCTTCCAGTCCCTTGGAGAGTACCATCGAACGAAATCACAGAGTTCTGAACCCGGATTTGCTGCTTTAAAAGCTTCCATATCGGATAATAGCGACGCACTCATCATTCTCGCTCGTAGTTCTGAAGCTTTTGCGTCATCA
Protein-coding sequences here:
- the LOC123706738 gene encoding rab3 GTPase-activating protein catalytic subunit isoform X3, with protein sequence MHRLTDGSPNARTCLLHQKLQLLNCCIKRALENSNTGLGNSSEEEFFDCTDDEDNDEQVNEPWNRPAGRLSRLEDATLKNGAPLYVPRTQDPAPKTEDQLEEDAELMVRLGDDAKASELRARMMSASLLSDMEAFKAANPGSELCDFVRWYSPRDWKPDDGGSLGDRMLLPGNPWLEAWSVARPVSAARQRRLFDESREAEQVLHYLRSRTVEAVVELLLPGILRAGAAKAQAEGAVRTNSSVGGLDTRRIFEIAARDLFEAELEVCKSKCVRKVLGNSAEGEPLDVAGRTRILNAMGGLLPAPSRKEFTLRVKDSVGPQVMRAALSNEMTIIGAFTERIVCL